The Acidimicrobiales bacterium sequence GACCGGCTCCACCGCCGCCCCCACCCCCGGGCCGTGGTCGACCACCTTCAGGCTCACCTGCCCGTTGCCGCCGTCGGCGGCGGTCCGGCCGGCCTCGATCACGACCGGAGGAGCGCCGTGCTCGAAGGCGTTGGCCACCAGGTTGGCCACCACCTGCTCGAGGCGCCGGGGGTCGGCCATGACCGACACGCCGGGATCGACCCGGATCACGACCTGGGCGGCGATGTCCTGGGTGGGATCCACGGTGTCGAGCGCGGCCTGCACCACCTGGAGCAGGTCGACCGGCCGCGGTGACAGGAGCAGCGAGCTCGCCTCCAGGCGGCTGACGTCGTAGAGGTCGTCGGCCAGCCGGGAGATGCGCTCGGCCTGGCGGCGGATGGCCTCCCCCATGCGCCGGATGCGCGGGCCGTTGAGCTCCTGGCCCATGGTCTCGAGGGTGGCCCCCATTCCCACGATCGTGGAGAGGGGGTTGCGCAGGTCGTGGGTGACGAGGGCCAGGAACTCGTTCTTCTCAGCCTCGAGGGCGTGCAGCGCGGTCGTGTCCCGGGCCACACCCTGGAACCCGACGATGTGCTCGTCCTCGTAGCGGGGCAGGACCCGCACCGCCAGCACCCGGCGCACCCCGTCGGGCCGCCGGACCGCCACCTCGAACGGACCCGCCGCCCCCAACCCCGGCGTGAGGGCGTCGAGCGACAGGCCTGACTCCTCCTCGGGAAGCAGGTCGGTGAGCAGCACACCGTCGAGCTCCTCGAGATCGCGGCCGACGATCAGGGCGAAGGCGGCGTTCGCGTAGGACAGCCGCCCGTCAAGATCCACCTCCCAGACGCCGTCGGAGGAGTGCTCGACGACGTGGGCGTAGCGGGCGCTGGCTGCCTCCTCCCGCTTGACCACCGCCGACCAGTAGCCGGTGGCCAGGGCGTCGATCAGGCGGTCCATGGCCGGCAGCACCCGCGTGAGCAGCAGCGAAAGCGCCAGCCCCCACCGCTGTCCCCTCTCCTCGGCCAGCTCCACCGCCGTCTGCACGAC is a genomic window containing:
- a CDS encoding ATP-binding protein, which produces MAERGTSRTLLALDEAARVLDLPADAVLALVAARFLSASVVDGPPHEALARATEPLFQLVDLKAFLARNADFGAGNLLDLEADDPDPQALLDDLDGRSEDMARRAFDIFATAIPEARSWSLSERVRFINQAKSRFEAILAVTGHGAEVDEALVDDLQEVGAAAAWAQSPLPQLLMVLRISRDLVVQTAVELAEERGQRWGLALSLLLTRVLPAMDRLIDALATGYWSAVVKREEAASARYAHVVEHSSDGVWEVDLDGRLSYANAAFALIVGRDLEELDGVLLTDLLPEEESGLSLDALTPGLGAAGPFEVAVRRPDGVRRVLAVRVLPRYEDEHIVGFQGVARDTTALHALEAEKNEFLALVTHDLRNPLSTIVGMGATLETMGQELNGPRIRRMGEAIRRQAERISRLADDLYDVSRLEASSLLLSPRPVDLLQVVQAALDTVDPTQDIAAQVVIRVDPGVSVMADPRRLEQVVANLVANAFEHGAPPVVIEAGRTAADGGNGQVSLKVVDHGPGVGAAVEPVLFSRVHTLTRHQRSGRVGLGTGLGLFLVKGLVEAMGGRVAYDGTGDGASFEVVLMTPRRPADALVL